A DNA window from Dunckerocampus dactyliophorus isolate RoL2022-P2 chromosome 17, RoL_Ddac_1.1, whole genome shotgun sequence contains the following coding sequences:
- the gfi1b gene encoding zinc finger protein Gfi-1b isoform X3, producing the protein MSNFIAVFLLHVSPCSCVVTATVEAGGFYANVLCRLALHWLKPQSDSPAKLSDWKSGRGEKKEQQVRCFDAGLHLGLEGKDFFCDLHCKEKGQGVHSFSFKLAAFTVFSTPHGLEVHVRRSHSGTRPFGCNICRKTFGHAVSLEQHMNVHSQEKSFECKMCGKSFKRSSTLSTHLLIHSDTRPYPCQFCGKRFHQKSDMKKHTYIHTGEKPHKCQVCGKAFSQSSNLITHSRKHTGFKPFGCDICSKGFQRKVDLRRHHESQHGMK; encoded by the exons ATGTCTAACTTTATAGCAGTTTTTCTGTTGCATGTTTCCCCCTGCAGCTGTGTGGTGACGGCAACTGTTGAAGCGGGAGGCTTCTACGCAAATGTGCTCTGCAGGTTGGCCCTCCATTGGTTGAAACCACAGTCAGATTCTCCTGCGAAATTATCTGATTGGAAATCAGGGAGGGGAGAAAAGAAAGAGCAACAAGTGCGATGCTTCGACGCTGGTTTGCATTTGGGACTTGAAGGAAAGGATTTTTTTTGCGACTTGCACTGTAAAGAAAAGGGACAAGGAGTTCATAGTTTTTCTTTCAAACTTGCTGCGTTTACG GTGTTCTCAACGCCTCATGGCTTGGAGGTTCATGTCAGGAGGTCCCACAGTGGAACGAGACCTTTtggctgcaacatctgcagaaAAACCTTTGGCCATGCCGTCAGTCTAGAGCAACATATGAACGTCCACTCTCAG GAGAAAAGTTTTGAGTGCAAGATGTGTGGGAAGTCCTTTAAgcgctcctccacgctctccacGCACCTCCTCATCCATTCCGACACGAGGCCTTACCCCTGTCAGTTCTGCGGCAAGAGGTTTCACCAGAAGTCTGACATGAAGAAACACACGTACATTCACACCG gtgaGAAACCCCACAAGTGCCAAGTGTGTGGCAAAGCGTTCAGTCAGAGCTCCAACCTGATCACCCACAGTAGGAAACACACAGGCTTCAAGCCATTTGGATGTGACATTTGCTCCAAAGGGTTCCAGCGCAAGGTAGACCTTCGCAGGCACCACGAGAGCCAGCACGGCATGAAGTGA
- the gfi1b gene encoding zinc finger protein Gfi-1b isoform X2, with the protein MPRSFLVKNKRSISFNVHRLYEDDKGVLPDSSDGPQSEGQHSQTEPSPLKKEEAELQCPLSVHSEPTRPPVAPSQPYYLTEPKMGEFRPYYKPAYSWEQVASSYQLGFSPTVLQHATSLYNTHVSRSPQHQQPLDCSTHYSPSSNTYHCITCDKVFSTPHGLEVHVRRSHSGTRPFGCNICRKTFGHAVSLEQHMNVHSQEKSFECKMCGKSFKRSSTLSTHLLIHSDTRPYPCQFCGKRFHQKSDMKKHTYIHTGEKPHKCQVCGKAFSQSSNLITHSRKHTGFKPFGCDICSKGFQRKVDLRRHHESQHGMK; encoded by the exons ATGCCCCGATCCTTCCTggtgaaaaacaaaagaagcatATCTTTTAATGTGCATAGATTGTATGAAGATGACAAAG GTGTCTTACCTGACTCTTCAGACGGGCCTCAGTCTGAAGGCCAGCATTCCCAAACAGAACCCAgcccattaaaaaaagaagaggcAGAGCTTCAATGCCCCTTATCTGTGCACTCGGAGCCCACCAGACCCCCTGTGGCGCCCTCACAGCCTTATTATTTAACAG AGCCGAAGATGGGAGAATTCCGTCCTTACTATAAACCAGCATATTCCTGGGAGCAGGTTGCTTCTTCCTATCAGCTGGGTTTCAGCCCCACAGTGCTGCAGCACGCCACCAGTCTGTACAACACGCATGTCAGCCGCAGCCCACAGCACCAGCAGCCTCTGGACTGCAGTACACACTACTCCCCCAGCTCCAACACCTACCACTGCATTACCTGTGACAAG GTGTTCTCAACGCCTCATGGCTTGGAGGTTCATGTCAGGAGGTCCCACAGTGGAACGAGACCTTTtggctgcaacatctgcagaaAAACCTTTGGCCATGCCGTCAGTCTAGAGCAACATATGAACGTCCACTCTCAG GAGAAAAGTTTTGAGTGCAAGATGTGTGGGAAGTCCTTTAAgcgctcctccacgctctccacGCACCTCCTCATCCATTCCGACACGAGGCCTTACCCCTGTCAGTTCTGCGGCAAGAGGTTTCACCAGAAGTCTGACATGAAGAAACACACGTACATTCACACCG gtgaGAAACCCCACAAGTGCCAAGTGTGTGGCAAAGCGTTCAGTCAGAGCTCCAACCTGATCACCCACAGTAGGAAACACACAGGCTTCAAGCCATTTGGATGTGACATTTGCTCCAAAGGGTTCCAGCGCAAGGTAGACCTTCGCAGGCACCACGAGAGCCAGCACGGCATGAAGTGA